The Hippoglossus hippoglossus isolate fHipHip1 chromosome 19, fHipHip1.pri, whole genome shotgun sequence genome has a segment encoding these proteins:
- the spsb3b gene encoding SPRY domain-containing SOCS box protein 3 isoform X1, which produces MFTSRSEKWDSVQTVTQSVIVIVAHRLSNEPLQDSVQEDCCKGLWVAVHRAAMLRRGRNGRARPWARSEIRQETDAMAKIQMMDREEWEDQITTEKSKRSRGCISVMEAKVDYVAVSSQAVSDVVALPSTAASIGDSFCQCQPQEELSQGFSDCLCGEEDQSFDWVWDEHFKSSGALLSGDNRKVSFHSDYSCGTAAIRGTKELTDGQHFWEVKMTSPVYGTDMMVGIGTKEVNLEKFKYNFGSLLGHDEDSWGLSYTGLLQHKGDKVNFSSQFGHGSIIGVHLDTWHGTLTFYKNRHCIGVTTTRLPNNKFYPMVCSTAAKSSMKVIRACHTPTSLQYLCCARLHQMLPCCPDILSALELPPGLRTLLHVQLGWVFTLSSSPEASEQHRNLPEEFHDETSLPLSPSPSPSPSPSPVSPLSACTSRSPCTSPFPEAVSYQCPCQTSPQTQPCTCHCPPTPPSSDYDSCCSEPEDYQCKRCRWT; this is translated from the exons ATGTTTACGTCTCGCTCGGAGAAGTGGGACAGTGTGCAAACTGTCACACAGTCAGTTATAGTTATAGTGGCACACCGACTTTCAAATGAGCCACTGCAAGACAGTGTACAGGAAGACTGCTGTAAG GGTTTGTGGGTCGCCGTCCACAGAGCTGCCATGCTGAGAAGAGGCAGAAACGGCCGGGCTCGGCCGTGGGCCAGGAGCGAAATACGGCAAGAGACAGATGCCATGGCAAAGATCCAGATGATGGACAGAGAGGAGTGGGAAGACCAGATTACGACGGAG AAATCAAAGAGGAGCCGCGGCTGT ATCAGCGTCATGGAGGCTAAAGTGGATTACGTTGCTGTGAGTTCCCAGGCTGTCTCTGACGTGGTGGCCTTACCCAGCACAGCGGCGTCGATAGGGGACTCTTTCTGCCAGTGTCAGCCACAGGAAGAGCTAAGCCAGGGATTCAGTGACTGCCTCTGTGGGGAGGAGGATCAGA GTTTTGACTGGGTATGGGACGAGCACTTCAAGTCCTCCGGAGCCCTCCTCAGCGGTGACAACAGGAAAGTGAGCTTCCATTCCGACTACAGCTGTGGCACAGCTGCCATCCGCGGCACCAAGGAGCTGACAGACGGCCAACACTTCTGGGAGGTCAAGATGACCTCTCCGGTCTATGGAACCGATATG ATGGTGGGAATTGGAACAAAAGAGGTAAACCTGGAGAAGTTCAAGTACAACTTTGGCAGCCTGCTGGGCCATGATGAAGACAGCTGGGGGCTCTCCTACACAG GTCTCCTCCAGCACAAAGGGGACAAAGTGAACTTCTCCTCTCAATTTGGGCACGGCTCCATCATTGGAGTGCACCTTGACACCTGGCATGGTACCCTGACCTTCTACAAGAATCGGCACTGCATAG GTGTTACTACCACAAGGCTCCCAAACAATAAGTTTTACCCGATGGTATGCTCCACAGCAGCTAAGAGCAGTATGAAGGTGATCCGTGCCTGTCATACACCCACCTCCCTGCAGTACCTTTGTTGCGCCCGGCTCCACCAAATGTTGCCCTGTTGCCCAGACATACTCAGTGCGCTGGAGCTGCCCCCAGGTCTGCGCACGCTCCTCCACGTACAACTGGGCTGGGTCTTCACCCTCAGCAGCAGCCCTGAGGCATCGGAGCAGCACAGGAACTTGCCTGAGGAATTCCATGATGAGACGAGCCTGCCTTTGagccccagccccagccccagccccagccCGAGCCCGGTATCGCCCCTGAGTGCCTGCACCTCCCGGAGCCCCTGCACCAGTCCGTTCCCTGAAGCAGTCTCATACCAGTGCCCCTGTCAGACGTCCCCTCAAACTCAACCCTGCACTTGCCACTGCCCTCCAACTCCTCCCAGCAGTGACTATGATAGCTGCTGTTCAGAGCCTGAGGATTACCAATGCAAACGATGCCGCTGGACATGA
- the spsb3b gene encoding SPRY domain-containing SOCS box protein 3 isoform X7: MFTSRSEKWDSVQTVTQSVIVIVAHRLSNEPLQDSVQEDCCKISVMEAKVDYVAVSSQAVSDVVALPSTAASIGDSFCQCQPQEELSQGFSDCLCGEEDQSFDWVWDEHFKSSGALLSGDNRKVSFHSDYSCGTAAIRGTKELTDGQHFWEVKMTSPVYGTDMMVGIGTKEVNLEKFKYNFGSLLGHDEDSWGLSYTGLLQHKGDKVNFSSQFGHGSIIGVHLDTWHGTLTFYKNRHCIGVTTTRLPNNKFYPMVCSTAAKSSMKVIRACHTPTSLQYLCCARLHQMLPCCPDILSALELPPGLRTLLHVQLGWVFTLSSSPEASEQHRNLPEEFHDETSLPLSPSPSPSPSPSPVSPLSACTSRSPCTSPFPEAVSYQCPCQTSPQTQPCTCHCPPTPPSSDYDSCCSEPEDYQCKRCRWT; encoded by the exons ATGTTTACGTCTCGCTCGGAGAAGTGGGACAGTGTGCAAACTGTCACACAGTCAGTTATAGTTATAGTGGCACACCGACTTTCAAATGAGCCACTGCAAGACAGTGTACAGGAAGACTGCTGTAAG ATCAGCGTCATGGAGGCTAAAGTGGATTACGTTGCTGTGAGTTCCCAGGCTGTCTCTGACGTGGTGGCCTTACCCAGCACAGCGGCGTCGATAGGGGACTCTTTCTGCCAGTGTCAGCCACAGGAAGAGCTAAGCCAGGGATTCAGTGACTGCCTCTGTGGGGAGGAGGATCAGA GTTTTGACTGGGTATGGGACGAGCACTTCAAGTCCTCCGGAGCCCTCCTCAGCGGTGACAACAGGAAAGTGAGCTTCCATTCCGACTACAGCTGTGGCACAGCTGCCATCCGCGGCACCAAGGAGCTGACAGACGGCCAACACTTCTGGGAGGTCAAGATGACCTCTCCGGTCTATGGAACCGATATG ATGGTGGGAATTGGAACAAAAGAGGTAAACCTGGAGAAGTTCAAGTACAACTTTGGCAGCCTGCTGGGCCATGATGAAGACAGCTGGGGGCTCTCCTACACAG GTCTCCTCCAGCACAAAGGGGACAAAGTGAACTTCTCCTCTCAATTTGGGCACGGCTCCATCATTGGAGTGCACCTTGACACCTGGCATGGTACCCTGACCTTCTACAAGAATCGGCACTGCATAG GTGTTACTACCACAAGGCTCCCAAACAATAAGTTTTACCCGATGGTATGCTCCACAGCAGCTAAGAGCAGTATGAAGGTGATCCGTGCCTGTCATACACCCACCTCCCTGCAGTACCTTTGTTGCGCCCGGCTCCACCAAATGTTGCCCTGTTGCCCAGACATACTCAGTGCGCTGGAGCTGCCCCCAGGTCTGCGCACGCTCCTCCACGTACAACTGGGCTGGGTCTTCACCCTCAGCAGCAGCCCTGAGGCATCGGAGCAGCACAGGAACTTGCCTGAGGAATTCCATGATGAGACGAGCCTGCCTTTGagccccagccccagccccagccccagccCGAGCCCGGTATCGCCCCTGAGTGCCTGCACCTCCCGGAGCCCCTGCACCAGTCCGTTCCCTGAAGCAGTCTCATACCAGTGCCCCTGTCAGACGTCCCCTCAAACTCAACCCTGCACTTGCCACTGCCCTCCAACTCCTCCCAGCAGTGACTATGATAGCTGCTGTTCAGAGCCTGAGGATTACCAATGCAAACGATGCCGCTGGACATGA
- the spsb3b gene encoding SPRY domain-containing SOCS box protein 3 isoform X4 encodes MSHCKTVYRKTAVRAAMLRRGRNGRARPWARSEIRQETDAMAKIQMMDREEWEDQITTEKSKRSRGCISVMEAKVDYVAVSSQAVSDVVALPSTAASIGDSFCQCQPQEELSQGFSDCLCGEEDQSFDWVWDEHFKSSGALLSGDNRKVSFHSDYSCGTAAIRGTKELTDGQHFWEVKMTSPVYGTDMMVGIGTKEVNLEKFKYNFGSLLGHDEDSWGLSYTGLLQHKGDKVNFSSQFGHGSIIGVHLDTWHGTLTFYKNRHCIGVTTTRLPNNKFYPMVCSTAAKSSMKVIRACHTPTSLQYLCCARLHQMLPCCPDILSALELPPGLRTLLHVQLGWVFTLSSSPEASEQHRNLPEEFHDETSLPLSPSPSPSPSPSPVSPLSACTSRSPCTSPFPEAVSYQCPCQTSPQTQPCTCHCPPTPPSSDYDSCCSEPEDYQCKRCRWT; translated from the exons ATGAGCCACTGCAAGACAGTGTACAGGAAGACTGCTGTAAG AGCTGCCATGCTGAGAAGAGGCAGAAACGGCCGGGCTCGGCCGTGGGCCAGGAGCGAAATACGGCAAGAGACAGATGCCATGGCAAAGATCCAGATGATGGACAGAGAGGAGTGGGAAGACCAGATTACGACGGAG AAATCAAAGAGGAGCCGCGGCTGT ATCAGCGTCATGGAGGCTAAAGTGGATTACGTTGCTGTGAGTTCCCAGGCTGTCTCTGACGTGGTGGCCTTACCCAGCACAGCGGCGTCGATAGGGGACTCTTTCTGCCAGTGTCAGCCACAGGAAGAGCTAAGCCAGGGATTCAGTGACTGCCTCTGTGGGGAGGAGGATCAGA GTTTTGACTGGGTATGGGACGAGCACTTCAAGTCCTCCGGAGCCCTCCTCAGCGGTGACAACAGGAAAGTGAGCTTCCATTCCGACTACAGCTGTGGCACAGCTGCCATCCGCGGCACCAAGGAGCTGACAGACGGCCAACACTTCTGGGAGGTCAAGATGACCTCTCCGGTCTATGGAACCGATATG ATGGTGGGAATTGGAACAAAAGAGGTAAACCTGGAGAAGTTCAAGTACAACTTTGGCAGCCTGCTGGGCCATGATGAAGACAGCTGGGGGCTCTCCTACACAG GTCTCCTCCAGCACAAAGGGGACAAAGTGAACTTCTCCTCTCAATTTGGGCACGGCTCCATCATTGGAGTGCACCTTGACACCTGGCATGGTACCCTGACCTTCTACAAGAATCGGCACTGCATAG GTGTTACTACCACAAGGCTCCCAAACAATAAGTTTTACCCGATGGTATGCTCCACAGCAGCTAAGAGCAGTATGAAGGTGATCCGTGCCTGTCATACACCCACCTCCCTGCAGTACCTTTGTTGCGCCCGGCTCCACCAAATGTTGCCCTGTTGCCCAGACATACTCAGTGCGCTGGAGCTGCCCCCAGGTCTGCGCACGCTCCTCCACGTACAACTGGGCTGGGTCTTCACCCTCAGCAGCAGCCCTGAGGCATCGGAGCAGCACAGGAACTTGCCTGAGGAATTCCATGATGAGACGAGCCTGCCTTTGagccccagccccagccccagccccagccCGAGCCCGGTATCGCCCCTGAGTGCCTGCACCTCCCGGAGCCCCTGCACCAGTCCGTTCCCTGAAGCAGTCTCATACCAGTGCCCCTGTCAGACGTCCCCTCAAACTCAACCCTGCACTTGCCACTGCCCTCCAACTCCTCCCAGCAGTGACTATGATAGCTGCTGTTCAGAGCCTGAGGATTACCAATGCAAACGATGCCGCTGGACATGA
- the spsb3b gene encoding SPRY domain-containing SOCS box protein 3 isoform X8, whose translation MEAKVDYVAVSSQAVSDVVALPSTAASIGDSFCQCQPQEELSQGFSDCLCGEEDQSFDWVWDEHFKSSGALLSGDNRKVSFHSDYSCGTAAIRGTKELTDGQHFWEVKMTSPVYGTDMMVGIGTKEVNLEKFKYNFGSLLGHDEDSWGLSYTGLLQHKGDKVNFSSQFGHGSIIGVHLDTWHGTLTFYKNRHCIGVTTTRLPNNKFYPMVCSTAAKSSMKVIRACHTPTSLQYLCCARLHQMLPCCPDILSALELPPGLRTLLHVQLGWVFTLSSSPEASEQHRNLPEEFHDETSLPLSPSPSPSPSPSPVSPLSACTSRSPCTSPFPEAVSYQCPCQTSPQTQPCTCHCPPTPPSSDYDSCCSEPEDYQCKRCRWT comes from the exons ATGGAGGCTAAAGTGGATTACGTTGCTGTGAGTTCCCAGGCTGTCTCTGACGTGGTGGCCTTACCCAGCACAGCGGCGTCGATAGGGGACTCTTTCTGCCAGTGTCAGCCACAGGAAGAGCTAAGCCAGGGATTCAGTGACTGCCTCTGTGGGGAGGAGGATCAGA GTTTTGACTGGGTATGGGACGAGCACTTCAAGTCCTCCGGAGCCCTCCTCAGCGGTGACAACAGGAAAGTGAGCTTCCATTCCGACTACAGCTGTGGCACAGCTGCCATCCGCGGCACCAAGGAGCTGACAGACGGCCAACACTTCTGGGAGGTCAAGATGACCTCTCCGGTCTATGGAACCGATATG ATGGTGGGAATTGGAACAAAAGAGGTAAACCTGGAGAAGTTCAAGTACAACTTTGGCAGCCTGCTGGGCCATGATGAAGACAGCTGGGGGCTCTCCTACACAG GTCTCCTCCAGCACAAAGGGGACAAAGTGAACTTCTCCTCTCAATTTGGGCACGGCTCCATCATTGGAGTGCACCTTGACACCTGGCATGGTACCCTGACCTTCTACAAGAATCGGCACTGCATAG GTGTTACTACCACAAGGCTCCCAAACAATAAGTTTTACCCGATGGTATGCTCCACAGCAGCTAAGAGCAGTATGAAGGTGATCCGTGCCTGTCATACACCCACCTCCCTGCAGTACCTTTGTTGCGCCCGGCTCCACCAAATGTTGCCCTGTTGCCCAGACATACTCAGTGCGCTGGAGCTGCCCCCAGGTCTGCGCACGCTCCTCCACGTACAACTGGGCTGGGTCTTCACCCTCAGCAGCAGCCCTGAGGCATCGGAGCAGCACAGGAACTTGCCTGAGGAATTCCATGATGAGACGAGCCTGCCTTTGagccccagccccagccccagccccagccCGAGCCCGGTATCGCCCCTGAGTGCCTGCACCTCCCGGAGCCCCTGCACCAGTCCGTTCCCTGAAGCAGTCTCATACCAGTGCCCCTGTCAGACGTCCCCTCAAACTCAACCCTGCACTTGCCACTGCCCTCCAACTCCTCCCAGCAGTGACTATGATAGCTGCTGTTCAGAGCCTGAGGATTACCAATGCAAACGATGCCGCTGGACATGA
- the spsb3b gene encoding SPRY domain-containing SOCS box protein 3 isoform X3, protein MSHCKTVYRKTAVSWSQGLWVAVHRAAMLRRGRNGRARPWARSEIRQETDAMAKIQMMDREEWEDQITTEKSKRSRGCISVMEAKVDYVAVSSQAVSDVVALPSTAASIGDSFCQCQPQEELSQGFSDCLCGEEDQSFDWVWDEHFKSSGALLSGDNRKVSFHSDYSCGTAAIRGTKELTDGQHFWEVKMTSPVYGTDMMVGIGTKEVNLEKFKYNFGSLLGHDEDSWGLSYTGLLQHKGDKVNFSSQFGHGSIIGVHLDTWHGTLTFYKNRHCIGVTTTRLPNNKFYPMVCSTAAKSSMKVIRACHTPTSLQYLCCARLHQMLPCCPDILSALELPPGLRTLLHVQLGWVFTLSSSPEASEQHRNLPEEFHDETSLPLSPSPSPSPSPSPVSPLSACTSRSPCTSPFPEAVSYQCPCQTSPQTQPCTCHCPPTPPSSDYDSCCSEPEDYQCKRCRWT, encoded by the exons ATGAGCCACTGCAAGACAGTGTACAGGAAGACTGCTGTAAG CTGGTCACAGGGTTTGTGGGTCGCCGTCCACAGAGCTGCCATGCTGAGAAGAGGCAGAAACGGCCGGGCTCGGCCGTGGGCCAGGAGCGAAATACGGCAAGAGACAGATGCCATGGCAAAGATCCAGATGATGGACAGAGAGGAGTGGGAAGACCAGATTACGACGGAG AAATCAAAGAGGAGCCGCGGCTGT ATCAGCGTCATGGAGGCTAAAGTGGATTACGTTGCTGTGAGTTCCCAGGCTGTCTCTGACGTGGTGGCCTTACCCAGCACAGCGGCGTCGATAGGGGACTCTTTCTGCCAGTGTCAGCCACAGGAAGAGCTAAGCCAGGGATTCAGTGACTGCCTCTGTGGGGAGGAGGATCAGA GTTTTGACTGGGTATGGGACGAGCACTTCAAGTCCTCCGGAGCCCTCCTCAGCGGTGACAACAGGAAAGTGAGCTTCCATTCCGACTACAGCTGTGGCACAGCTGCCATCCGCGGCACCAAGGAGCTGACAGACGGCCAACACTTCTGGGAGGTCAAGATGACCTCTCCGGTCTATGGAACCGATATG ATGGTGGGAATTGGAACAAAAGAGGTAAACCTGGAGAAGTTCAAGTACAACTTTGGCAGCCTGCTGGGCCATGATGAAGACAGCTGGGGGCTCTCCTACACAG GTCTCCTCCAGCACAAAGGGGACAAAGTGAACTTCTCCTCTCAATTTGGGCACGGCTCCATCATTGGAGTGCACCTTGACACCTGGCATGGTACCCTGACCTTCTACAAGAATCGGCACTGCATAG GTGTTACTACCACAAGGCTCCCAAACAATAAGTTTTACCCGATGGTATGCTCCACAGCAGCTAAGAGCAGTATGAAGGTGATCCGTGCCTGTCATACACCCACCTCCCTGCAGTACCTTTGTTGCGCCCGGCTCCACCAAATGTTGCCCTGTTGCCCAGACATACTCAGTGCGCTGGAGCTGCCCCCAGGTCTGCGCACGCTCCTCCACGTACAACTGGGCTGGGTCTTCACCCTCAGCAGCAGCCCTGAGGCATCGGAGCAGCACAGGAACTTGCCTGAGGAATTCCATGATGAGACGAGCCTGCCTTTGagccccagccccagccccagccccagccCGAGCCCGGTATCGCCCCTGAGTGCCTGCACCTCCCGGAGCCCCTGCACCAGTCCGTTCCCTGAAGCAGTCTCATACCAGTGCCCCTGTCAGACGTCCCCTCAAACTCAACCCTGCACTTGCCACTGCCCTCCAACTCCTCCCAGCAGTGACTATGATAGCTGCTGTTCAGAGCCTGAGGATTACCAATGCAAACGATGCCGCTGGACATGA
- the spsb3b gene encoding SPRY domain-containing SOCS box protein 3 isoform X5 has product MSHCKTVYRKTAVRAAMLRRGRNGRARPWARSEIRQETDAMAKIQMMDREEWEDQITTEISVMEAKVDYVAVSSQAVSDVVALPSTAASIGDSFCQCQPQEELSQGFSDCLCGEEDQSFDWVWDEHFKSSGALLSGDNRKVSFHSDYSCGTAAIRGTKELTDGQHFWEVKMTSPVYGTDMMVGIGTKEVNLEKFKYNFGSLLGHDEDSWGLSYTGLLQHKGDKVNFSSQFGHGSIIGVHLDTWHGTLTFYKNRHCIGVTTTRLPNNKFYPMVCSTAAKSSMKVIRACHTPTSLQYLCCARLHQMLPCCPDILSALELPPGLRTLLHVQLGWVFTLSSSPEASEQHRNLPEEFHDETSLPLSPSPSPSPSPSPVSPLSACTSRSPCTSPFPEAVSYQCPCQTSPQTQPCTCHCPPTPPSSDYDSCCSEPEDYQCKRCRWT; this is encoded by the exons ATGAGCCACTGCAAGACAGTGTACAGGAAGACTGCTGTAAG AGCTGCCATGCTGAGAAGAGGCAGAAACGGCCGGGCTCGGCCGTGGGCCAGGAGCGAAATACGGCAAGAGACAGATGCCATGGCAAAGATCCAGATGATGGACAGAGAGGAGTGGGAAGACCAGATTACGACGGAG ATCAGCGTCATGGAGGCTAAAGTGGATTACGTTGCTGTGAGTTCCCAGGCTGTCTCTGACGTGGTGGCCTTACCCAGCACAGCGGCGTCGATAGGGGACTCTTTCTGCCAGTGTCAGCCACAGGAAGAGCTAAGCCAGGGATTCAGTGACTGCCTCTGTGGGGAGGAGGATCAGA GTTTTGACTGGGTATGGGACGAGCACTTCAAGTCCTCCGGAGCCCTCCTCAGCGGTGACAACAGGAAAGTGAGCTTCCATTCCGACTACAGCTGTGGCACAGCTGCCATCCGCGGCACCAAGGAGCTGACAGACGGCCAACACTTCTGGGAGGTCAAGATGACCTCTCCGGTCTATGGAACCGATATG ATGGTGGGAATTGGAACAAAAGAGGTAAACCTGGAGAAGTTCAAGTACAACTTTGGCAGCCTGCTGGGCCATGATGAAGACAGCTGGGGGCTCTCCTACACAG GTCTCCTCCAGCACAAAGGGGACAAAGTGAACTTCTCCTCTCAATTTGGGCACGGCTCCATCATTGGAGTGCACCTTGACACCTGGCATGGTACCCTGACCTTCTACAAGAATCGGCACTGCATAG GTGTTACTACCACAAGGCTCCCAAACAATAAGTTTTACCCGATGGTATGCTCCACAGCAGCTAAGAGCAGTATGAAGGTGATCCGTGCCTGTCATACACCCACCTCCCTGCAGTACCTTTGTTGCGCCCGGCTCCACCAAATGTTGCCCTGTTGCCCAGACATACTCAGTGCGCTGGAGCTGCCCCCAGGTCTGCGCACGCTCCTCCACGTACAACTGGGCTGGGTCTTCACCCTCAGCAGCAGCCCTGAGGCATCGGAGCAGCACAGGAACTTGCCTGAGGAATTCCATGATGAGACGAGCCTGCCTTTGagccccagccccagccccagccccagccCGAGCCCGGTATCGCCCCTGAGTGCCTGCACCTCCCGGAGCCCCTGCACCAGTCCGTTCCCTGAAGCAGTCTCATACCAGTGCCCCTGTCAGACGTCCCCTCAAACTCAACCCTGCACTTGCCACTGCCCTCCAACTCCTCCCAGCAGTGACTATGATAGCTGCTGTTCAGAGCCTGAGGATTACCAATGCAAACGATGCCGCTGGACATGA
- the spsb3b gene encoding SPRY domain-containing SOCS box protein 3 isoform X6 has product MLRRGRNGRARPWARSEIRQETDAMAKIQMMDREEWEDQITTEKSKRSRGCISVMEAKVDYVAVSSQAVSDVVALPSTAASIGDSFCQCQPQEELSQGFSDCLCGEEDQSFDWVWDEHFKSSGALLSGDNRKVSFHSDYSCGTAAIRGTKELTDGQHFWEVKMTSPVYGTDMMVGIGTKEVNLEKFKYNFGSLLGHDEDSWGLSYTGLLQHKGDKVNFSSQFGHGSIIGVHLDTWHGTLTFYKNRHCIGVTTTRLPNNKFYPMVCSTAAKSSMKVIRACHTPTSLQYLCCARLHQMLPCCPDILSALELPPGLRTLLHVQLGWVFTLSSSPEASEQHRNLPEEFHDETSLPLSPSPSPSPSPSPVSPLSACTSRSPCTSPFPEAVSYQCPCQTSPQTQPCTCHCPPTPPSSDYDSCCSEPEDYQCKRCRWT; this is encoded by the exons ATGCTGAGAAGAGGCAGAAACGGCCGGGCTCGGCCGTGGGCCAGGAGCGAAATACGGCAAGAGACAGATGCCATGGCAAAGATCCAGATGATGGACAGAGAGGAGTGGGAAGACCAGATTACGACGGAG AAATCAAAGAGGAGCCGCGGCTGT ATCAGCGTCATGGAGGCTAAAGTGGATTACGTTGCTGTGAGTTCCCAGGCTGTCTCTGACGTGGTGGCCTTACCCAGCACAGCGGCGTCGATAGGGGACTCTTTCTGCCAGTGTCAGCCACAGGAAGAGCTAAGCCAGGGATTCAGTGACTGCCTCTGTGGGGAGGAGGATCAGA GTTTTGACTGGGTATGGGACGAGCACTTCAAGTCCTCCGGAGCCCTCCTCAGCGGTGACAACAGGAAAGTGAGCTTCCATTCCGACTACAGCTGTGGCACAGCTGCCATCCGCGGCACCAAGGAGCTGACAGACGGCCAACACTTCTGGGAGGTCAAGATGACCTCTCCGGTCTATGGAACCGATATG ATGGTGGGAATTGGAACAAAAGAGGTAAACCTGGAGAAGTTCAAGTACAACTTTGGCAGCCTGCTGGGCCATGATGAAGACAGCTGGGGGCTCTCCTACACAG GTCTCCTCCAGCACAAAGGGGACAAAGTGAACTTCTCCTCTCAATTTGGGCACGGCTCCATCATTGGAGTGCACCTTGACACCTGGCATGGTACCCTGACCTTCTACAAGAATCGGCACTGCATAG GTGTTACTACCACAAGGCTCCCAAACAATAAGTTTTACCCGATGGTATGCTCCACAGCAGCTAAGAGCAGTATGAAGGTGATCCGTGCCTGTCATACACCCACCTCCCTGCAGTACCTTTGTTGCGCCCGGCTCCACCAAATGTTGCCCTGTTGCCCAGACATACTCAGTGCGCTGGAGCTGCCCCCAGGTCTGCGCACGCTCCTCCACGTACAACTGGGCTGGGTCTTCACCCTCAGCAGCAGCCCTGAGGCATCGGAGCAGCACAGGAACTTGCCTGAGGAATTCCATGATGAGACGAGCCTGCCTTTGagccccagccccagccccagccccagccCGAGCCCGGTATCGCCCCTGAGTGCCTGCACCTCCCGGAGCCCCTGCACCAGTCCGTTCCCTGAAGCAGTCTCATACCAGTGCCCCTGTCAGACGTCCCCTCAAACTCAACCCTGCACTTGCCACTGCCCTCCAACTCCTCCCAGCAGTGACTATGATAGCTGCTGTTCAGAGCCTGAGGATTACCAATGCAAACGATGCCGCTGGACATGA
- the spsb3b gene encoding SPRY domain-containing SOCS box protein 3 isoform X2 → MFTSRSEKWDSVQTVTQSVIVIVAHRLSNEPLQDSVQEDCCKGLWVAVHRAAMLRRGRNGRARPWARSEIRQETDAMAKIQMMDREEWEDQITTEISVMEAKVDYVAVSSQAVSDVVALPSTAASIGDSFCQCQPQEELSQGFSDCLCGEEDQSFDWVWDEHFKSSGALLSGDNRKVSFHSDYSCGTAAIRGTKELTDGQHFWEVKMTSPVYGTDMMVGIGTKEVNLEKFKYNFGSLLGHDEDSWGLSYTGLLQHKGDKVNFSSQFGHGSIIGVHLDTWHGTLTFYKNRHCIGVTTTRLPNNKFYPMVCSTAAKSSMKVIRACHTPTSLQYLCCARLHQMLPCCPDILSALELPPGLRTLLHVQLGWVFTLSSSPEASEQHRNLPEEFHDETSLPLSPSPSPSPSPSPVSPLSACTSRSPCTSPFPEAVSYQCPCQTSPQTQPCTCHCPPTPPSSDYDSCCSEPEDYQCKRCRWT, encoded by the exons ATGTTTACGTCTCGCTCGGAGAAGTGGGACAGTGTGCAAACTGTCACACAGTCAGTTATAGTTATAGTGGCACACCGACTTTCAAATGAGCCACTGCAAGACAGTGTACAGGAAGACTGCTGTAAG GGTTTGTGGGTCGCCGTCCACAGAGCTGCCATGCTGAGAAGAGGCAGAAACGGCCGGGCTCGGCCGTGGGCCAGGAGCGAAATACGGCAAGAGACAGATGCCATGGCAAAGATCCAGATGATGGACAGAGAGGAGTGGGAAGACCAGATTACGACGGAG ATCAGCGTCATGGAGGCTAAAGTGGATTACGTTGCTGTGAGTTCCCAGGCTGTCTCTGACGTGGTGGCCTTACCCAGCACAGCGGCGTCGATAGGGGACTCTTTCTGCCAGTGTCAGCCACAGGAAGAGCTAAGCCAGGGATTCAGTGACTGCCTCTGTGGGGAGGAGGATCAGA GTTTTGACTGGGTATGGGACGAGCACTTCAAGTCCTCCGGAGCCCTCCTCAGCGGTGACAACAGGAAAGTGAGCTTCCATTCCGACTACAGCTGTGGCACAGCTGCCATCCGCGGCACCAAGGAGCTGACAGACGGCCAACACTTCTGGGAGGTCAAGATGACCTCTCCGGTCTATGGAACCGATATG ATGGTGGGAATTGGAACAAAAGAGGTAAACCTGGAGAAGTTCAAGTACAACTTTGGCAGCCTGCTGGGCCATGATGAAGACAGCTGGGGGCTCTCCTACACAG GTCTCCTCCAGCACAAAGGGGACAAAGTGAACTTCTCCTCTCAATTTGGGCACGGCTCCATCATTGGAGTGCACCTTGACACCTGGCATGGTACCCTGACCTTCTACAAGAATCGGCACTGCATAG GTGTTACTACCACAAGGCTCCCAAACAATAAGTTTTACCCGATGGTATGCTCCACAGCAGCTAAGAGCAGTATGAAGGTGATCCGTGCCTGTCATACACCCACCTCCCTGCAGTACCTTTGTTGCGCCCGGCTCCACCAAATGTTGCCCTGTTGCCCAGACATACTCAGTGCGCTGGAGCTGCCCCCAGGTCTGCGCACGCTCCTCCACGTACAACTGGGCTGGGTCTTCACCCTCAGCAGCAGCCCTGAGGCATCGGAGCAGCACAGGAACTTGCCTGAGGAATTCCATGATGAGACGAGCCTGCCTTTGagccccagccccagccccagccccagccCGAGCCCGGTATCGCCCCTGAGTGCCTGCACCTCCCGGAGCCCCTGCACCAGTCCGTTCCCTGAAGCAGTCTCATACCAGTGCCCCTGTCAGACGTCCCCTCAAACTCAACCCTGCACTTGCCACTGCCCTCCAACTCCTCCCAGCAGTGACTATGATAGCTGCTGTTCAGAGCCTGAGGATTACCAATGCAAACGATGCCGCTGGACATGA